CGCCGGCGTAGTAACGGGAATTGGTTTTCTGGGTGCCGGCGCAATCATCCGCGCGAGGGGTGAGGTTTATGGTCTGACCACGGCGGCAACGATCTGGCTCGCCAGCGGACTCGGACTGGCCGTCGGCGCGGGTTATTACATACTGGCAATTATCGCCTGCGTCTCGGTGCTCATCGTACTCAGAATTCTCGGAATCGTTGAAAGACTCATAAGTAAGAAATAGAACAGAAATGTTAGGGAGGAGCCCACATGATGCACAATAACAGAAGAAACAAGTACTTATTAGTCGCCATGTTTTTCTTTATCGCACAAATAGCCGGCGGTGAGACCAAAGAAATGAAGATGGATTCCAATGCCAAGAAGGATGTCATCGAAAGCGTTAATGGCTTAATCATCGAAAGATACGTGATACGAGATATTGCGCACCAATTGGCAGACTATCTGAATAAAAGATTCAAGGACGGTTCTTATGATACACTACACAGTCCCGCGGAGTTCGCCAGCGCACTCTCGGCAGATCTCCGCAAAAGCAGCAATGATAATCACTTTTACATCGAATACAATCCAGAACGGGCTAAGTTGGTCACTGCTGAAAAAAGTCAATCCCTCGAGGAAATCGAAAAAGCAAATAAGGCAATGGCTGAGAAAGAACGGCTGACAAATTTTGGCTTCACAAAACTAGAAATACTGAAGGGCAATGTCGGATATCTGGACCTGCGATATTTTTCCAACCCCGACTATGCTGGAGCAACCGCGGTTGCCGCCATGAATTTCCTTGCTAATGCGGATGCGGTCATAATAGATCTCAGGGATACGCCGGGCGGCGAACCGGCTATGGTACAAATGCTCAGCAGTTACTTTGTTAGAGGTGGAGAGCAAGGCAGGACACACCTGAACACTCTGGAACAGGTGTACGATGGAAAAATCGAGCAATACTGGACTATCCCATACGTTCCGGGCAAGCGTATGTTCGACACGGATCTATATATCTTGACCGATGGATACACCGGCTCGGCAGCAGAGGAATTCACACATAACATGAAAGCACTCGGTCGTGCCGTGATAATCGGCGAAACAACAGTTGGTTCGGGGCATAATGTCGATATCGAAGTCATACAGAAGAGTTTTGTCATGCACCTGCCCGTACGCAGACCGATAAATCCCATCACCGGAACAGGCTGGGAGGGTACAGGCGTTGAGCCGGACATAGCCATTCCAGGCGCTCAAGCCTTCGACAAGGCATACTTGATGGCGCTGGAACGAATTCTGAAAATGACCAAAGATAATGATCAAAAATCCCGCATAACCTGGGCGATCGACGATGCAAGAGCAAAAATCGAACCGGTAACAATCAATGAAGAATTAATGGAAAAATATGCCGGGGAGTACGGTGAACGAAAGATCATTTTTGAAAACGGCGAACTCTTCTATCGACGCACCGGGCCAGAATACAGATTGATCCCACTGAAGGACAATCTCTTTGCCTTAGAGGGGTTGGATTATTTCAGGATTGAAATGACCACTGACAAAAAAGGAAACGCAACTGAATTAGTAGGAATATATGACGACGGCAGAAAGGACGTTTCCAAAAGAACAAAATAGTCCATGAGCACGGTATCACTTGACATAATGTTGATTTCCGCTATATAATAGCCCACGCTATGTAGCAGACTTTCGCAGCATTTGTTGTTTAAAAGGGAGGAATAATCTATGGATAAGAAAGAACGCCGTTCCGGAGAAGAACGCAGGGCAGGAAAAGAACGCAGGAAGTCTCATGATCCTAACTACAAAGGGCCGGAACGCAGAAGCGGTAAGGATCGAAGGTCGGGAGACGACCGGAGAAAAACAGAGGAATAAGAATACAATCCATAACAAATACAAATATATTTGCCTGAGGGCATAACCAGAGTACTATCAAAATATGTACACAGACGACTATTCGGTGTTGTTCACATCCGGTCTTCTGGACTTCTTCTTGTGACAAAAAGGAGTGGAAA
The candidate division WOR-3 bacterium genome window above contains:
- a CDS encoding MgtC/SapB family protein translates to AGVVTGIGFLGAGAIIRARGEVYGLTTAATIWLASGLGLAVGAGYYILAIIACVSVLIVLRILGIVERLISKK
- a CDS encoding S41 family peptidase, whose amino-acid sequence is MHNNRRNKYLLVAMFFFIAQIAGGETKEMKMDSNAKKDVIESVNGLIIERYVIRDIAHQLADYLNKRFKDGSYDTLHSPAEFASALSADLRKSSNDNHFYIEYNPERAKLVTAEKSQSLEEIEKANKAMAEKERLTNFGFTKLEILKGNVGYLDLRYFSNPDYAGATAVAAMNFLANADAVIIDLRDTPGGEPAMVQMLSSYFVRGGEQGRTHLNTLEQVYDGKIEQYWTIPYVPGKRMFDTDLYILTDGYTGSAAEEFTHNMKALGRAVIIGETTVGSGHNVDIEVIQKSFVMHLPVRRPINPITGTGWEGTGVEPDIAIPGAQAFDKAYLMALERILKMTKDNDQKSRITWAIDDARAKIEPVTINEELMEKYAGEYGERKIIFENGELFYRRTGPEYRLIPLKDNLFALEGLDYFRIEMTTDKKGNATELVGIYDDGRKDVSKRTK